CTTATGCGCTATATAAACCATCTCACCTCCACCTCAATCCGTTCCCACGGATTATTGCCTATTTCATACATCGCAAGAAACTTGTCAAGCATTGGGATTGCCATATAATGATGCTTAATCTGATGCGTGAGAGAACTAAACATGAGAACCACACTGAATATTGACGATGATTTATACGCGCAGGCGGTTGAGTTGACCGGAGTGCATGAAAAAACCGCGCTGGTGCGTGAAAGTTTGCATGCCTTGATTGAGCGGGAAAGCGCCAAGCGTTTAGCATTATTGGGCGGTTCAGAGCCGGATTTGATGCCGATACCGCGCAGACAGTCCACCATTGCAAAAAAATGAGCCGCGTATTGGTGGATACTTCCGTCTGGATAGACCACCTTCGCGGGAATGACGATCTTCTGGTTGCTTTGCTTAACAATCACCGGGTACTGATGCATTCGATGATCAGGGGTGAACTGGCTTGCGGTCATTTGCATCATCGGTTGCAAATCCTGACTTTATTGCAGCATTTGCCCCGTGTTTCCGAGGCCACCCACGATGAAGCAATGACGTTCATGGACAATAAGCAGCTAATGGGCCGCGGTATCGGATTTGTCGACGTGCATCTTCTGGCTGCTACTGTGCTTACACCGGGCGCACGCATTTGGACACGGGATAACCGCTTATCAGCCGTAGCGCAAAGCTTGGGGATTGCCTGGCAATCCGGTTGATTCGAAGAAAAAAGCATTATTACACCCGCCATCTCACCTCCACCTCAATCCGTTCCCACGGATTATTGCTTTTTTTCAACCCTACGATCAAAGCCGATAATTGTTCACCGCGATCCAGCAGTTGCGAGACGGCGGCGTTGTCTTTTGCGGGGATGTAGCCGAGTTTCTCACCTTGCCAGTCGATGCGCACCGCGCGTTGGTCGAAGCGGTTGCCGGGTTCGCGAATCAGCGTGAGCGGTTGGCCGGTGGCGAGTTGCGGCCAGAGGGTTGCGCCGTGGTGGTACTGAAATCCCGCCACTGGCGAGATTTGCAAGGTTTTCCATTGGCTTGATTCCGGTTTGGATTGCAGCATCGCAGGAAAGGCAAATCCGCCGATTAGAGCGGTGAATGATTGCAGGAATACGCGCCGGGACATGGTGTTTCTCCATTGAAAATGACACCTTTGCATTATCCAAAGCAGCAGGCTCAAAACCTGAGCCTGTGAATTCTACTTTTCAGCTTTTTTAATCCCGGTCATTTACACAAACTTTGCATTTCAAAATTGCACAGCAGTTTACTCAACCATTCTGGGTTTTAACGGCTTGCAGCGCTATTTCGCCGTTCAGCGCGGGCAGTTTTTCATGCATTTATATGGTAATGCGCGGATATCAGCTCGATGATTTTTACCGCTGCGACAAGAGCAAGGGACATTTCGTGCAAGTTTCACTCTCTCTGCTTAGGTAAATAATTCTCCTGCGCTTGCTGTAAGTTTTGCAGAATATTCTGGCGTAATGCTTCCGGCGCGATGACTTCGACTGCCGCGCCATGCTTGAGGATGTCCATCACCAGTTCGGTTTCGTTGGCGTAAGGGATGCGCAATTCAGAAATTGTAAGAAATCTCGGGGGTTGTTTACAGTATTCTCAGGAGAACGTTGCAGGTAAACAGAGAGTGCCTTAGATTTTGTGTAAATGGCGGTTAATATTGCAGAAACATCCTTTCTATAAAAAACTCGGCCGCGCGCGGCCGAGTTTTTTATGCAGCTTGTTTTTTGTTTCGCATACAAAATCCCAATAAACCCAATCCAGCCAGCAACATGGCGTAAGTTTCCGGTTCTGGGACTGCGCTGACAAACGAAATGTCGACACCGATCCCATCTAATGAACCAAAGGATTGTCCGCCGCTTTTTGAGAAAGCGAATACCAATGCATCCCCGGCGATCACGGCCAAATTATTGCCGCTCAAATGCCACGGGGTTGATCTATCGCCATAAGATGAGTTTGAAATCGTGGCTGATCCAAGAGATGAGCCACCCAATGAAACAGAAACATCATTTGATCGGCTGACTACGGAATGCGAGTACCAAATATCGCTGGTGAAATCGATGTTTCCAGCTGTTGGCGCGGTCCATACAATAAATAACGGATCCCCGCTGTTTGGACTATGAACGATGACATCTCCCGCAAGGAAGTCGGCATTGGTTTCCCCAGCACTGCTGCCATTAACAGCAGCTTTTATAACATCCGGTGTGTTTGTCCACAAATCAGGGCCCGAGCCAAAATATCCAGAAGTTGCGGCGGGATAAAGCGGATTGCCATTATTTAATGGAATTTGCGATGTTAGTAAAGTGGCTCCTTGTAAAAACGACCACGCGCCATTTGGATTGCTGATGTTGCTGAAATCATTCGACAGATTGTAACTTGTAGCTGCAGAAGCAAACATAGGAGCTGCAAGCGATGCGCCAATCAGGTATTTATAAATTTTTTTCATTTCTGCCTCCAACTGTGATTTAAGCCCAAGAGAGATTTGGAAAATTTGCACTAAAACAAAGTGACCATTTTCGCCGAATCATCTTATTTCAAATAGGTTTTTGCTGCAATTCCCCATTTGTTCTTTTATCCAGTACACTTATCCTATTTTGGGGAGTGTTAAAAACATAAGGTGATTGGGGGTGTGCAGCAGCTACAA
The nucleotide sequence above comes from Gammaproteobacteria bacterium. Encoded proteins:
- a CDS encoding type II toxin-antitoxin system VapB family antitoxin, with protein sequence MRTTLNIDDDLYAQAVELTGVHEKTALVRESLHALIERESAKRLALLGGSEPDLMPIPRRQSTIAKK
- a CDS encoding type II toxin-antitoxin system VapC family toxin: MSRVLVDTSVWIDHLRGNDDLLVALLNNHRVLMHSMIRGELACGHLHHRLQILTLLQHLPRVSEATHDEAMTFMDNKQLMGRGIGFVDVHLLAATVLTPGARIWTRDNRLSAVAQSLGIAWQSG
- a CDS encoding HIRAN protein, which translates into the protein MLQSKPESSQWKTLQISPVAGFQYHHGATLWPQLATGQPLTLIREPGNRFDQRAVRIDWQGEKLGYIPAKDNAAVSQLLDRGEQLSALIVGLKKSNNPWERIEVEVRWRV
- a CDS encoding WYL domain-containing protein, with the protein product MSELRIPYANETELVMDILKHGAAVEVIAPEALRQNILQNLQQAQENYLPKQRE
- a CDS encoding PEP-CTERM sorting domain-containing protein, with the translated sequence MFASAATSYNLSNDFSNISNPNGAWSFLQGATLLTSQIPLNNGNPLYPAATSGYFGSGPDLWTNTPDVIKAAVNGSSAGETNADFLAGDVIVHSPNSGDPLFIVWTAPTAGNIDFTSDIWYSHSVVSRSNDVSVSLGGSSLGSATISNSSYGDRSTPWHLSGNNLAVIAGDALVFAFSKSGGQSFGSLDGIGVDISFVSAVPEPETYAMLLAGLGLLGFCMRNKKQAA